A single region of the Malaclemys terrapin pileata isolate rMalTer1 chromosome 4, rMalTer1.hap1, whole genome shotgun sequence genome encodes:
- the LOC128837003 gene encoding uncharacterized protein LOC128837003, protein MCVSIKFICSNPSDRDKHLQDLYQAFLKLQYPPAEVKKQIDRARRVPRSHLLQDRPNKENNRTPLAVTFSPQLKPLQRIIRDLQPILKDDPLLSQILGDRPVLAYRQPPNLKQILTSNHKSLHKTTNPGTYPCNKPRCQLCPHIYSSDIIIGPNHISHTIRGSFTCTSTNVIYAIMCQQCPFATYIGQTGQSLRKRINGYKSDIRNQNTQKPVGEHFNLSGHSVTDLRVAILQQKNFKNRLQRETAELELICKLDTINSGLNKDWEWLSH, encoded by the coding sequence atgtGTGTGAGCATCAAGttcatttgctccaatccctcggatagagacaagcacctacaagatctctatcaagcattcttaaaactacaatacccacctgctgaagtgaaaaaacagattgacagagccagacgagtacccagaagtcacctcctacaagacaggcccaacaaagaaaataacagaacacctctagctgtcaccttcagcccccaactaaaacctctccagcgcatcatcagagatctacaacctatcctgaaagatgatcctttactctcacagatcttgggagacagacctgtcctcgcttacagacaaccccccaacctaaagcaaatactcaccagcaaccacaaatCACTgcacaaaaccactaacccaggaacctatccttgtaacaaaccccgatgccaactctgtccacatatctattcaagtgacatcatcataggacctaatcacatcagccataccatcaggggctcgttcacctgcacatctaccaatgtgatatatgccatcatgtgccagcaatgcccctttgccacgtacattggccaaaccggacagtctctacgcaaaagaattaatggatacaaatctgacatcaggaatcaaaatactcaaaaaccagtgggagaacactttaacctgtctggtcattcagtgacagacctgcgggtggctatattacaacagaaaaacttcaaaaacagactccaacgagagactgctgagctagaattgatatgcaaactagacacaatcaactccggtttgaataaggactgggaatggctgagccattag